GCCTCCGGTACGCCCAGTCCGTACAGCAGGGGCAGCAGCACCGCCCATGCGGCCGTCACCCCGAGCACCGGACGGCCCAGCCGGACGAGCCGGCCGCGCAGCCAGGTCCAGGTGGACTCGCCCCGCCCGGTGGCGCGCCGGAAGGACAGCACCGACGCATGCCCGCCGACCAGGAAGAAGATGCCGAGCAGCTGAAGGACCCAACTGGCCGGTGCGAGCCCGCCGACGGCGGTCAGCAGGCTGGCGTTGTGCAGCGCGCCCCCGGTGTCGAGGGTGAAGCCGCCGATCAGCCAGTGGCCGGTGGGGACGGCGAGCAGCGCCAGCGCCCGTAGACCGTCGAGCGCACGGTCACGGTCCGCCGGCGTACGCTCGGCCACGGCCACCGCGGCCCCGATGAGCGTGCGTCTGCCGCGCCGGGCGGTGGTGAGCAGCCTGGACATGGTGGTGTCTCCCTCTCCCGTGGGTGTGACGGAGGGAAACGTAGGGAGCGGGTGTATGACGCGGCGTCACACCGCGGAGCCGACTCCCGGGTACTACGGGGGTAGGGGTGCCCGGCCGCGCTCGTCCTCAGGAAGGAGAGACGCGCACGCGGGACGGGCGCTACCGCTCACCGGGCGAGACCAGCCCCGATTCATACGCGAAGATCACGGCCTGGGCGCGGTCCCGTAGGTCCAACTTGGCGAGCACCCGGCTGACATGGGTCTTCACGGTCTGCTCGGCCACGATCAGCGCATCGGCGATCTCCTGGTTCGACAGCCCGCGGGCGATCAGCTCCAGGACCTCCGTCTCGCGCGGAGTGAGGCCGTTCAGCCGCAGCGAGGGCCGGCCCTTCCGGGTCACCGGCCCCGAGCGGGCGAAATCGGCGATCAGCCGCCGGGTCACGGACGGCGCGAGCAGCGCCTCACCGGCCGCCACGACCCGGACCGCGGAGATCAGATCGGCCGGCGGCGCGTCCTTGAGGAGAAAGCCGGACGCCCCGGCGCGCAGCGCCTCGTAGACATAGTCGTCGACGTCGAACGTGGTCAGCATCAGCACCTTCGGGCGATGGGTGACGCCGACGGGTGGATCGAGCAGCTGACGGGCCGCCGCCAGACCGTCCATCTCCGGCATCCGCACATCCATCAGCACCACATCGGGGTGCGTCCGGCGGCTCAGGGCGACGCCCTGCACCCCGTCCGGGGCATCGCCCACCACATCGATGTCGCTCTGCGCGGCGAGCAGCGCGGCAAAGCCCGCACGCACCATGGCCTGGTCGTCGACGATGATCACGCGGGTGGTCATGCGGGGTGGGAATCCTTTGCGGAGAGGGACGATGCCGGGTAGGGCGGCGGTGGGAGGGGGAGCTGGGCGGCGACCCGGAAGCCGCCGTCGGGCAGCGGCCCGGTGTCGAGCGAACCGTCCACCAGCCGGACCCGCTCCCGCATCCCGATGAGGCCATGACCGGTGCCGGTGGTCTCCAGCGGCGCGGACGGTGCGGACGGTGCGGAGTTGACGACCAGTACGGTCAGCCGTGCGCCGTCCGCGGCCGGCGTCACCGAGACCCGGGTCGGCGCCCCCGGGGCATGCCGCACCACATTGGCCAGCGCCTCCTGAACGATGCGGTACGCCGACAGATCCACCGCCGGTTCGAGCGCCACCGGCTCCTCCGGCAGCGCCAACTCGACCGGCACACCTGCCCGTACGGTCCCCTCGACCAGCTTCGGCAGCATGGCGATCCCGGGCTGCGGGGTCTTCTCCGGGCCGTCGTGCCGCACCGCCTCCTCGCTGCGCAGCACCCCGAGCAGCCGGCGCATCTCCGCCAGCGACTCCCGGGCGGTCGCCGCGATCGAGCCGAACTCCTCCTCGGCCTCCCGGGGAATCCCGCTGATGCGGTACGGGGCACTGGCCGCCTGGACCGTGATCACCGACATGTGGTGCGCGACGACATCGTGCAGTTCACGGGCGATCCGGGCGCGCTCCTCCAGCAGCGTCCGACGGGCGCGCTCGGCCTCGCTGATGGTCTCCTGCTCGATCAACTTGCGCTGGGCATCGCCGCGTTCGCGCAGTGTGGCGCCCATCATCAGCACCACACCGGTGAGGACGAACATCAGCACCCAGGTGCTGTTGCTGCCCTCGGGGGTGAACACCTCCGAGAGCAGGCCCGCCATACCGGTCGTCAGCCAGACGGCGGTCAGGGTGCGACGGCGCTCGCGCAGGGACAGCGCGAGCATCAGGGCGAGATAGCCGACGATCTCCATGGGCGGCCAGGGCCAGGCGCGACCCACGACACCGTCCTCGCCGGCGAGCGCCAGGGCACCGATGACATCCGCCGCGAAGATCACCCACCAGGCCTGCAGCGGCCGGGTCACCGCGAGCAGCAGCGGCACGGTCTGCGCGGTGGCGAGCGCGCCGGACATCCCGCCGTCCAGGCCGTAGTCGTGACTGAGGACGGTGATGGTCGTCGGCAGCAGGGACACCGCGAACGCGAACGCGACGACATAGGGGACGCGGCGCAGCCAGGGACTTCGGACGCTGTCCAGCAGCGGAGTGCCGGGCTCGGTCGGGGTGCCGAGCTCCACGGCCAGGACACGCAGCGCCTGCCGTGCGGCGCGCAGCGCCCGTTGATGGGCCGGCTCACGCACGGGGCCGTGAGCCGGCTCGGGTTCAGGGGTGGAAGATCGTCCGGTCATCGCGCCTCCATCTAAGCGGAGCGCGGCGGCCGTGGCGTCATACCAGGGGCCGGACTTTCGCCCCGTACCACGGTATGAGTCCCTGCCCGCTCAACGGGCCCCCGGTCCAACCAAGTTCCGAAAGGAGGCTCCGGGCGACGACAGGGCCTACGGGGAGGCACCCCCCTAGAGCTCCGCCAGCAGCTCGGCCTTCTTCGTGCTGAACTCGTCGTCGGTCAGCAGTCCGGCGCCGTGCAGTTCTCCGAGGTGCCGTATCCGGTCCGCGATGTCCGCCGGATCGCGGCGCGTCTCCCCGGTCCGGTGGCGCACCGGCGCGCCGTCCGCTGTCTCCTGGGCCGGCTCGGCGGCGCGTACGGCCTGCAGCACCGAGGCCGCGAACGGCAGCGACTCGTGCACGGGGCCGTACCCCAGCCCGAACACCACGGCGGCCGGATCCTGGTCCGCCTCGCCCGCCCCCGGCTCGTGGGCCCCGCGCTCCAGCAGCCGCAGATAGCCGTTGAGGATCTCCGGCGACCGCCATTCGATGCCGGCCAACTCGCCGACGGGGAAGGTCTGGTCGCCGCACTTCCACTTCGCCGAGGACGCGCCCGTCCAGAACCACCGGAAGGCGACCGCCCGTCCGTCGAAGGACGCCTTGCCGTCATACGCCTTGAAGTGCAGCGGGGGCTCCGGCGCGGCCACCAGATGACGGTCGGCGGGCTCCTTCGCATCGGGGCCGAGCACCGTGCGCAGCTCGTCGGCGTAGTACTCCGCCAGCGTCTCGCGGTCGGCCGGCAACACCAGCCGATAGGGATCGGCGTCCTCCTTGAGCTGCCCGTTCGCCGCTTCCATCAGGGGGTCGGCGCCGTGCCGGGGCACGGCGTGCAGCACCACCGTGCCACGTCTGCCCTCGGTCACCTCGACGGAGCTCAGCGCCTCGTACGGAATGCGTCGCTCACCGAGCGCCTGGAACAGCTTCGGCCTGCGGATCCCCCGTTCGAAGCGGATGAGTACGGAGTCCGTGTCGAACTCCCAGACGGCGTGAAAACCGGCCAGCACATCACCCATGCGGCTCATCGTATGCGGGCGGTTGCTCACCCGTCCCCCTTCCGGACACCTCGGGGGCGCCTGCAGAAGCGGCGCGTGTCACTCCGTTCACCCGCGCCGTCCCTCGCCTCGTGGACGTCTCCACCGCCGGGCCCGGTTCCCGCAGGCACGGCCCGTCCCCGGGCGCCGGGCCGTGCCTGCGGGAGCCGGGCTGCGGTCCCGCGGTCCTCAGACCAGACCGGTGGTGCACTGCGGGTCGTCGGACGCGCAGTCGACGGTGTCGGCCGCGCCGACCCCGACGAGTGCGAAATTGCGCAGACTGCGGGTGCCTGGCGCGAAGTAACCGGCGTGCCCGACGGCGCCGTCGGCCGACAGGATCCGGGAGCCGAAGGACGGGTCGACCGGGTCGGCGCCGTGACCGAGCCCGCCGACCTCCAGGTTGGGGATGTCCTGGATCCAGTCGTCGGAGTCCCGCATCGCCCAGACCCGGGCCGTGGTGCCCAGCCCGGAGCGGCTCGGGGCCCGCATACCGGGGCTGCCGGCCACCGCGATGTCCTCGACGTTGGACGGCAGGTCCCGGGCCGCGACACCGCACACCACGGAGCCGTAGCTGTGGCAGAAGAGCGAGACGGCGTCGGAGGAGGGCAGCGAGTCCACCAGGGCGCGCAGCCGGACCGCACCGGCCGCGGCGAGCTGCCCGGTGGCGGCCTCGACGCCGACACCGGAGGGCGTGGTGTAGTCGGCCCAGGCGATCACGGCCGTACGGGCGCTGGGCCGGGCCTCCCGCTCGGCGCCGTAGAGGGCGCGTGCCATCCCGACCGGGGCGGTGTTCGCCCGCGCGGTGCGCTCGAAGGTCGACAGATTGATGTCCACGCCGGGCACCACGACGGACACCCGGTGGGCCGCCGGGAGATTGCCGAAGACCTCGGCGGCCCGGCCGCCGTCGGCCGGATCGAAGGCCAGGATCTGCCGGCCGGGGCTCATCATCGATTCGAGGCGGTGCATCAGCCGGCCCGCCTCCTGGCGGCCGACGGGGGTGAGCCGGTGGTCGTTCATCCGGCGTTTCTCGACGCGGCGGGCGTCGTCGATCGCCGCCCGGTTGGCGCGGTAGCGCAGCTTCACGGGGGCGCCGCCCAGGTTGCCGACGACCAGCGGATAGCGGTCGGCGAGCTGCTGCTTCTCGGCGCGGCTGAGCGTGGCGAAGAAGGCCCGCAGCGCGGCCGGCGGACCCTGGGGGTCGGGCAGCGGGCGCCCGAGGAAGGTGGCGTGCTGCCAGGAGGCCCTGGCGGTGGCCAGCGGGTTGGCGTCCTCCGTGGTGCCTCTGACTGCCGTCCAGCCGGTGATGGCGAGCATGACGAAGACCACCGACAGCGCGAGGGCGGCACGCCAGGCCGTGGACTGCAGGAAACCGGAGGAGGGGCCGAGGCCCGAGAAGGAATTCACCGCGAGCCACCCTAGGAGACCGGAGAGGGCGCTCGCAGTGACCGTGAGTGATATCACGTTTCGCGGTGGGTATTTCGACCAAAACGGACACCGGTTGACGATTTCCGGTGCTCAGTCGTGCAGTGGCGATCTCAGGGGGCGTCGATCATGATCGCTTAGCGAAGGGGATTCGTCACGGAGGGTGGCGAATGGGGCGACGAGTGGAGTAATGGGTTCCGTCGGCCCGGCGCTTCCGCCGGGCCCGTCGCCGGTGCGCTCAGCGCACCCGCCAGTCGTCCTCCATCGCCGGCCCGATGTGGTCCAGATAGGACCGGGTCACCTCGCGGATCGACGCCACGCTGCAGTCCTGGCCCTCGCCCCACACCCGGCCCGCCACCCGCATCACCCCGCCGAACGCGGCGACCAGCACCCGCGGCCGGAAGTCGGCGTCCACATCCAGCCCCTCGCGCCGGGCGATCAGTCGCGCTATCTCCTCCTCCAGTTCGGAGGAGCGCCGCAGATGCGCGGCGACCAGGGCGGGCGTCGACTCGATCATCCGGAACGAGCGCATGTACAGCTCCACCGGGATCACCGACTCGATGGCGCTGCCGATGTCGTCCCAGGCCACCATCACGGCGCTGCGCAGGGCGGTGAGCGGCGCCTCCGTCGCGGGTCGCGCGGTCAGCTCCTCCAGGAAGCGGGCCTCGACCATCTCCTGGACGGCGAAGGCGACGTCCTCCTTGTTCGCGAAGTAGCGGAAGTACGTCCGCTGGGAGACATCCACCGCCTCCGCGATCTCGTCGATCGTCGTCGTCTCGTACCCCTGCTCCGTGAACAGTTCGAGCGCCGCTCGGATCAGGGCGTCGCGGGTGCGCTGTTTCTTGCGTTCCCGCAGGCCCGCGGGTGCCGTATGCGGCGTCGGGGTCGCCATCCTGAGCCGCCTTTCCGTGGTCTTCTCGCTGCTCAGGTTACCTGTGAGCGAGATGACAGTTACCGACTCATGAAATGCTTTGTCAACTGTCAGTGGCTGACATTAGCCTCGCGGTATGAGTTCTCAGACCCCGGTTGCCGAAGCTGCGCCGGAACTTCCCGTACCGGACCCCCCGAAGGGGCTGCGCGGCCATCCGTGGCTGACCCTCTTCTCCGTCGCCATCGGCGTCATGATGGTCGCCCTGGACGGCACGATCGTCGCGATCGCCAACCCGGCCATCAAGCAGGACCTCGGCGCCTCGCTCGCCGATGTGCAGTGGATCACCAATGGCTACATGCTCGCCCTGGCCATCGCGCTGATCACGGCGGGCAAGCTCGGTGACCGCTTCGGCCACCGCCAGACCTTCCTCATCGGCATCCTCGGCTTCGCCGCCGCCTCCGCCGCCATCGGGTTCTCCGACGAGGTCGCGCTGGTCATCACCTTCCGGGTGCTCCAGGGTCTGTTCGGCGCGCTGCTGATGCCCGCCGCGCTGGGGCTGCTGCGCGCCACCTTCCCGGCCGAGAAGCTCAACATGGCGATCGGCATCTGGGGCATGGTCATCGGCGCCTCCACCGCCGGCGGCCCGATAGTCGGCGGACTGCTGGTCGAGCACGTCAACTGGCAGTCCGTGTTCTTCATCAACGTCCCGGTCGGAGTGCTGGCCCTGGTCCTCGGCCTGGTGATCCTCAAGGACCACCGCGCGGAGAACGCCCCCCGCTCCTTCGACATCCCGGGCATCGTGCTGCTCTCCGGCGCGATGTTCTGCCTCATCTGGCCGCTGATCAAGGCGGGGGAGTGGCACTGGGACAGCATGAAGACCTGGGGCTTCCTGATCGCCGCCGTGGCCCTCTTCGCCCTGTTCGCCCTCCTGGAGAGCAAGGTCCGCGAACCGCTCATCCCGCTGCGGATGTTCCGCTCGCTGCCACTGACGGCCGGCACGGTCCTGATGGTGCTGATGGCCTTCGCCTTCATGGGCGGCCTGTTCTTCGTGACGTTCTACCTCCAGAACGTGCACGGCATGACGCCCGTCGACAGCGGTCTGCACCTCCTGCCGCTCACCGGCATGATGATCGTCGGCTCGCCGCTCGCCGGCGCCCTGATCACCAAGTTCGGCCCGCGCATTCCCCTGGTCGGCGGCATGGTCCTCACCGCCGTCGCCATGTACGGCATGTCCGGCCTCGACACCGGCACCGGCACCGGCCTGATGTCCCTCTGGTTCGCGCTGCTCGGTCTGGGGCTCGCGCCCGTCATGGTCGGCGCCACCGAGGTCATCGTCGGCAACGCCCCGCTGGAGCTCTCCGGTGTCGCCGGCGGCCTCCAGCAGGCCGCGATGCAGGTCGGCGGCAGCCTCGGTACGGCCGTGCTCGGCGCGGTGATGGCCTCCCGCGTCGACAGCGACCTCCCGGACAACTGGCGGTCGGCCGGCCTCCCGCCGGTCCCGCCCGCGCAGGCGTCCCAGCTCTCCGACGCCGTCTCGGCAGGTATCGCGCCGATCCCGAAGGGCACCCCGCCGGAGTTCGCCCAGAAGATCACCTCCGTCGCCCACGACACCTTTGTGTCCGGCATGGCCCAGGCCTTCACGGTCGCCTGCGGTGTGGCGGTCGTCGCGGCGCTCGTCGCGTTCTTCACCAAGCGCGGCGCGAACGCCGAGGCGGGCGCCGGCGTCGGCCACATCTGACCGGCGCCCCGGCCGTACGGCGCCCGCACCGCGGTGAGACGTACGACCGGCAGGCCCCGCCCGCAGCGCCCGGCGCGCGGCACGCACGAGAAACCCTCGTCCGGCCGCGCGCCGTGGCATGCGCGGCGGGCGACGGGCCTTGGCGCGGGGGGCAGCACAAGTACGCCCGGACGCCTGGTGCTCCGCCGACCTCCGCGCCTCCGCGCCTCCGCTTCACCGTGTCCCCGCGCTCCCGCCCGTCAACCGGCCGCCCCGCGCCGCCGCCGGGACCCACCGGCCTTACCCCTGGCGGCAGTTGGGCTCCCTCGGCGGGCCGAATCCCTCATCCGGATGAGCCGTCACGGGAACCCGCCCGCCCCCACTACGGGCACGACGACGGGCCCGCAGCCACCGCACCCCCGCGCACACCGGGAGGAACGGTTCCGCGGCCCGCCCGCGCCGCCCCGTTCCACGTCAACCTCGCGCACCGGCCGCCCTTCCCCGGCCAGGTCGGCCGTCCACATACCTGATCCGGGTGGCAGTGCCGCCACGGGCTTGGCAGCCGCCCACCGCCCTCGCGAAGCTCGATGACGAACCCGCCGCGGGCAACCGGCCCGCCGCGGGGCCTCAGCGTCGTACTCCACGGGGGAGATTCCCATGCGCCTGCGCACGTCACGGACCACCGCGCTCCTCACCGGCCTCCTGGCCGCCCTGGCCGCGGCACTCGCCGCCCCGCCCGCCCTCGGCACCCCGGCCGCCCACGCGGCCGCCGGCGGCCGTCACGCCTCCGGCGACTGCGACGCGGGCCAGCTCTGCCTCTGGCCGAAGGCCGACTTCGGCGGCGCCCGGCGGGCCTACGAACTGTCCGGCATCGATATCGAGAGCTGCGTCCCCCTGCCCAAGGGGAGCGGCGCCGCCGCCCTCGCCAACCGTACGGGCCGGCCGGTCACCACCTACCAGAGCGTGGAATGCGCCGAGACCGCCGAGTTCGACACCTATCCGGGCGGCGGCAGCTGGGTGCCGCAGTCCCCGTACCGGGTCAGGGCGTTCAAGGTGTGGGAACGCTGAACCGGCCGCCCACGGGCCCGCCCCCGCGCACCCGCAGCCCCCGCCACACAGCACCGCGTCACACAGCACCGCGCCCCCCGACCGGCGAAGGACGCTGGTCGGGGGGCGCGGCGGAAGCGGTGCGGCGGCAGGCCGCGGTCAGGTCAGGCGTCGCCGCCGGCCTCACCCGCGTCGGCGGCCGCGACGTCCAGGAGCTGGTAGCGGTCGATCGCCTGCTTCAGCAGCGACCGGTCGACCTTGCCCTCCTTGGCGAGCTCGGTGAGCACGCCAAGGACGATGGACTGCGCGTCGATGTGGAAGAAGCGACGGGCCGCACCACGGGTGTCCGCGAAGCCGAAGCCATCGGCACCCAGCGACTGGTACGTGCCGGGAACCCAGCGCGCGATCTGGTCCGGAACCGAACGCATCCAGTCCGAAACCGCGACCTTCGGACCCTCGGCGCCCTGGAGCTTCTGCGTCACGTACGGGACGCGCTGCTCCTCCTCGGGGTGCAGAAGGTTGTGCTCCTCGGCCTCCACCGCGTCGCGGCGCAGCTCGTTCCAGGACGTCGCCGACCAGACATCGGCCTTGACGTTCCACTCGTCCGCGAGGATCTGCTGGGCCTCGACCGCCCACGGCACCGCCACACCCGAGGCGAGGATCTGGGCGGTGTGCTCACCCTTCTCGCCGGGCTTGACGCGGTGCAGACCCTTGAGGATGCCCTCGACGTCGGCATCGGCCGGCTCCGCGGGGTGCAGGATCGGCTCGTTGTAGACGGTCAGGTAGTAGAAGACGTCCTCGGAGTTCTCGCCGTACATCCGGCGCAGACCGTCCTTGACGATGTGCGCGATCTCGTAACCGTAGGCCGGGTCGTAGGCGACACAGGCCGGGTTGGTCGAGGCCAGCAGCTGGGAGTGGCCGTCGGCGTGCTGCAGACCCTCACCCGTCAGCGTCGTACGGCCGGCGGTCGCGCCAAGCACGAAGCCGCGGGAGAGCTGGTCGGCCATCTGCCAGAACTGGTCACCGGTGCGCTGGAACCCGAACATCGAGTAGAAGACATAGACCGGGATCAGCGGCTCGCCGTGCGTCGCATAGGCGGAACCCGCCGCGATCAGCGACGCCGTGCAGCCCGCCTCGGTGATGCCGTCGTGCAGCATCTGGCCGGTCGGCGACTCCTTGTAGGCCAGGAGAAGTTCACGGTCGACCGACTCGTACTGCTGGCCCAGCGGGTTGTAGATCTTGGCCGACGGGAAGAACGCGTCCATACCGAAGGTGCGGTACTCGTCGGGCGCGATCGGCACGAAGCGCTTGCCGATCTCCTTGTCCCGCATGAGGTCCTTCAGGACCCGGACGAACGCCATGGTCGTGGCGATCTTCTGCTGCCCCGAGCCCTTCTTGGCACCCGCGTAGGCCTTGTCGTCCGGCAGCTGCAGCGGCTTGGCGCGCACGACACGCGTCGGCACATAGCCGCCCAGGCCCTTGCGGCGGTCGTGCATGTACTGGATCTCTTCGGAGTCGCGGCCCGGGTGGTAGTACGGCGGCGCGCCGTCCTCCAGGTCCTTGTCCGGGATCGGCAGGTGCAGCCGGTCACGGAAGCCCTTGAGGTCCTCGACCGTCAGCTTCTTCATCTGGTGGGTCGCGTTGCGGCCCTCGAAGTTCGGACCGAGCGTCCAGCCCTTGACGGTCTGCGCGAGGATCACCGTCGGCTGGCCCTTGTGGGCCTTGGCCGCCGCGTACGCCGCGTAGATCTTCTTGTGGTCGTGACCGCCGCGGCCCAGGTGCAGGATCTGGTCGTCGGTCATGTTCTCGACCATCGCGCGCAGCCGGTGGTCGTCACCGAAGAAGTGGTCGCGGATGTACGCGCCGGTCTCCGTGGCGTACGTCTGGAACTGACCGTCGGGCGTGCTGTTGAGCTTGTTGACCAGGATGCCGTCGCGGTCCTGCGCGAGCAGCGGATCCCAGCTGCGGTCCCACACCAGCTTGATGACGTTCCAGCCGGCGCCGCGGAACTGCGACTCCAGCTCCTGCATGATCTTGCCGTTGCCGCGGACCGGGCCGTCGAGGCGCTGCAGGTTGCAGTTGACGACGAAGGTCAGGTTGTCCAGGCCCTCGCGGGCGGCGATGGACAGCTGGCCGAGCGACTCGGGCTCGTCCATCTCACCGTCGCCGAGGTAGGCCCAAACGTGCGACTTGGAGGTGTCGGCGATACCGCGCGCCTCCATGTAGCGGTTCATCCGCGCCTGGTAGATCGCGCCGAGCGGGCCGAGGCCCATCGAGACGGTCGGGAACTCCCAGAAGTCCGGCATCAGCCGCGGGTGCGGGTAGCTGGACAGACCGTTGGGAGCCTTGGACTTCTCCTGGCGGAAGGCGTCGAGCTGGTTCTCGCTCAGCCGGTCCAGGAGGTACGCACGGGCGTAGACACCGGGCGAGGCATGCCCCTGGAAGAAGATCTGGTCGCCGCCGTCACCCTCGTCCTTGCCCCGGAAGAAGTGGTTGAAGCCCACGTCGTAGAGGGAGGCGGAGGAGGCGAAGGTGGCGATGTGACCGCCGACGCCGATGCCCGGACGCTGGGCGCGCGAGACCATCACGGCGGCGTTCCACCGGGTCGCGTTCAGGACCTTGCGCTCGATCTCCTCGTTGCCCGGGAAGAACGGCTCGTCCTTGGTCGCGATGGTGTTGACGTAGTCCGTGCTGCGCATCTCGGGCACGGCCACACGCTTCTCGCGGGCACGCTCGATCAGGCGGAGCATGAGGTAGCGGGCACGTTCCCGGCCTCGCTCGTCGACGGCCGCGTCGAGCGAGTCGAGCCATTCCTGGGTCTCTTCGGGATCGAAGTCCGGGACCTGGCTGGGAAGGCCGCCAATGATGATCGGGTTTCGATCGGATCCGGAAGCCACGCTGTTCCTTCGTGTTCGGTTCGTGTCGTGCCCTGCAGGGTTTTCATGCTGCGCACGGGACGAAAGCTGTCTCTGCCTTGTGTCGCGCCGTCTTCCATCGTGTACCGAGCCACAGGGATACGTCACCTCTACTGATGGGTAACCCATCCGTAGAGAGATGGCGCTGAAAAGGCCGATTTCTCGGGTCGGCCAAATCGCAACCATACGCCCATGTCGAAAGTGCTTCGCGTACGGACGTGCGGACCCCGAAATCAGGTCCGCGAGCCGCGGCCGCCCCCCGAAGGGACCAGTCCCGCGCCAGTACCCGATAAACCCTGCAGAAAGCTGTGGCGTGAATCACTTCAGCCTGTCCTGCGGGGGTCGCGGTTGCGGCGAGACGCCTCCAAACGTCACCGTTTCGGCGGTCTGGACCGCCGGGTACTTGCGCGATCCGCCCGGCCCGTGTGGACTACGCCCAATGCTCCGCGCACGCGCGGGGTCCCCGAGCATTTCCGAAACATGACAGGAGGCAATCCGTGAGCGCGACCGCGGACCACGCGGAGGAGCGGACCAACCCTGCCGCCAGGCTGGGGTTCGAGCCCGGACAGGTGGTCCAGGAGATCGGTTACGACGATGACGTCGATCAGGATCTCCGCGAAGGCATTGAGACCGTGATCGGCCAGGATCTCGTCGACGAGGACTACGACGACGTCTGCGACGTCGTTGTGCTGTGGTTCCGCGACGAGGACGGCGACCTCACGGACGCGCTGGTGGACGCCATCGGCCTGATCGACGAGGGCGGGCAGATCTGGCTGCTGACCCCGAAGACCGGCCGTGAGGGCTACGTCGAGCCGAGCGACATCAATGAGGCCGCGCAGACCGCGGGTCTGTCCCAGACCAAGAGCATCAACGCGGCCAAGGACTGGACCGGCAGCCGCCTGGTCACACCCAAGTCCGGCAAGCGCTGAGCCCACACCGTCTCGACGTTCGCCACCGAGCCCCCTCCGCCTGTTCCG
This genomic stretch from Streptomyces nigrescens harbors:
- the aceE gene encoding pyruvate dehydrogenase (acetyl-transferring), homodimeric type translates to MASGSDRNPIIIGGLPSQVPDFDPEETQEWLDSLDAAVDERGRERARYLMLRLIERAREKRVAVPEMRSTDYVNTIATKDEPFFPGNEEIERKVLNATRWNAAVMVSRAQRPGIGVGGHIATFASSASLYDVGFNHFFRGKDEGDGGDQIFFQGHASPGVYARAYLLDRLSENQLDAFRQEKSKAPNGLSSYPHPRLMPDFWEFPTVSMGLGPLGAIYQARMNRYMEARGIADTSKSHVWAYLGDGEMDEPESLGQLSIAAREGLDNLTFVVNCNLQRLDGPVRGNGKIMQELESQFRGAGWNVIKLVWDRSWDPLLAQDRDGILVNKLNSTPDGQFQTYATETGAYIRDHFFGDDHRLRAMVENMTDDQILHLGRGGHDHKKIYAAYAAAKAHKGQPTVILAQTVKGWTLGPNFEGRNATHQMKKLTVEDLKGFRDRLHLPIPDKDLEDGAPPYYHPGRDSEEIQYMHDRRKGLGGYVPTRVVRAKPLQLPDDKAYAGAKKGSGQQKIATTMAFVRVLKDLMRDKEIGKRFVPIAPDEYRTFGMDAFFPSAKIYNPLGQQYESVDRELLLAYKESPTGQMLHDGITEAGCTASLIAAGSAYATHGEPLIPVYVFYSMFGFQRTGDQFWQMADQLSRGFVLGATAGRTTLTGEGLQHADGHSQLLASTNPACVAYDPAYGYEIAHIVKDGLRRMYGENSEDVFYYLTVYNEPILHPAEPADADVEGILKGLHRVKPGEKGEHTAQILASGVAVPWAVEAQQILADEWNVKADVWSATSWNELRRDAVEAEEHNLLHPEEEQRVPYVTQKLQGAEGPKVAVSDWMRSVPDQIARWVPGTYQSLGADGFGFADTRGAARRFFHIDAQSIVLGVLTELAKEGKVDRSLLKQAIDRYQLLDVAAADAGEAGGDA
- a CDS encoding DUF3052 domain-containing protein — translated: MSATADHAEERTNPAARLGFEPGQVVQEIGYDDDVDQDLREGIETVIGQDLVDEDYDDVCDVVVLWFRDEDGDLTDALVDAIGLIDEGGQIWLLTPKTGREGYVEPSDINEAAQTAGLSQTKSINAAKDWTGSRLVTPKSGKR